A single genomic interval of Helianthus annuus cultivar XRQ/B chromosome 13, HanXRQr2.0-SUNRISE, whole genome shotgun sequence harbors:
- the LOC110897436 gene encoding extradiol ring-cleavage dioxygenase, which translates to MSMKIQDTFYISHGPPSLCIEEQCIPLVHFLQSFQQKVHPIRPSSILLISGHFETSYPTVNAVSNGPSDTIYDFEGFPECLNELKYPAPGAPELAKRVKELLMASGFERVDEDENRGLDHGAWSPLRLMYPEADIPVCQLSIQTDKDATYHYNMGKALAPLKNEGVLIVGSGGTTHNLEKVRFDTNVVQPWAQEFDTWLKEALVDGRYEDVNKYKEKAPHATMVHPTPDHFYPLHVAMGAADANSKGQLIHHSWGWSSLSYATYKFMVPLN; encoded by the coding sequence ATGTCGATGAAAATTCAAGACACATTTTACATATCCCATGGACCCCCTTCTTTGTGTATCGAAGAACAATGTATTCCTCTAGTGCATTTCCTCCAATCCTTCCAACAAAAGGTGCACCCTATTCGCCCATCTTCCATCCTTCTTATCTCCGGCCACTTTGAGACTTCGTATCCGACGGTCAACGCCGTCTCCAACGGCCCATCCGATACCATATATGATTTTGAAGGTTTTCCCGAATGTCTGAACGAGCTCAAGTATCCGGCACCAGGAGCTCCAGAACTTGCTAAGAGAGTCAAGGAGCTTCTCATGGCTTCCGGGTTCGAGAGGGTTGACGAGGATGAGAATCGGGGGCTTGACCATGGTGCGTGGTCCCCACTAAGGCTTATGTATCCAGAGGCGGATATTCCAGTTTGTCAGTTGTCCATTCAGACGGACAAAGACGCCACTTACCATTATAACATGGGTAAGGCGTTAGCACCACTTAAAAATGAAGGAGTGCTTATTGTAGGTTCGGGTGGGACCACCCATAACTTGGAAAAGGTGCGATTTGACACCAATGTGGTGCAACCTTGGGCTCAAGAGTTTGATACATGGCTCAAAGAGGCACTAGTTGATGGAAGGTATGAAGATGTTAACAAGTACAAGGAGAAGGCTCCACATGCAACCATGGTGCACCCAACGCCTGATCATTTCTACCCGTTGCATGTCGCGATGGGTGCGGCAGATGCGAATTCCAAAGGCCAGCTTATCCACCATAGCTGGGGTTGGTCTTCTCTTTCCTATGCTACGTATAAATTCATGGTCCCGTTGAACTAG